The genomic segment CGTGAGGCGCTCGCTGGAGCAGGCCCTCGAATTTATTGAAGATGACGAACTGGTGGAGGTCACGCCTGACAGCATTCGGCTGCGCAAGAAGCTTTTGAAAGAACACGAGCGCAGGCGGGCGTCTCGCGCCTAATCCCATGCGTGCACTTCTGCAGCGTGTTAGCAGAGCGGCGGTGAACGTGGCGGGTGTGGATGTCGGCCGGATCGACCATGGCCTGCTGGTGCTTCTCGGTCTTGATAAGCATGACAACCGCGATGTCGCTGACCGAATGATCGATAAACTACTGGCTTATCGCCTGTTTGCCGATGCCGAGGGAAGGCTGAATCGGAACGTGGCCGACGTGGCTGGTGGCGTTTTGCTGGTGTCCCAGTTCACCCTCTCTGCCGATACTCGCAAGGGCCTGCGGCCCTCCTTTTCCTCTGCCATGCCACCGGCCCGGGCCAGGGAACTCTATGATTACACGCTGGATGCTTTGCACCGGCGATACTCGCCGGTGGAGTCAGGACAGTTCGGGGCGGATATGCAGGTCGCCCTGATAAACGACGGCCCCGTCACGTTTCTGCTAGAGGTTCACGGCGACTGAAGCGTTGTTCATTCAGTGGCTGGCCGTGCAGTACATTTGCCGGTGGGGAATACCGTCTTCGAGATAGACGTCTCCCCGCGGAACAAATCCCGCGGACTCGTAGAACGCTTGCAGGTGAGCCTGTGCGCTGATGCGCACGTCGTTATCGGGCCAGCGCGAGAGGTTGTGCTCTATGCCTCGTTTCACCAGCTCCCGGCCCAGTTGACGGCCACGGTTTTCGGGTGACACCACGACCCTGCCCAGGATGCTGTCCGGGCACCGAGCGTCGGGAGAAATACAGCGCTGGTAGGCCAGTAACTGGCTACCTTCCGTGGCCAGCATGTGCAGAGCCTGCTGGTCCCTGTCGTCTGTATCGAGGTAGATGCAGGCCTGCTCCACTACGAATACAGCCTGGCGCAGTCGCAGTACTGAGTAGAGTTTTTGTGGGCCCAGCTCGTCGAATGTCAGTGTTTGCCACAGCATGATATACCTCACAGATTTTTATTAATTGCCCCACCCGCATTATCGTGTGTGACGTTCTCGGGGCTGTCATAAGTTGTTACTATAACGAAATATGAAGGCTGCTCGCTCGGTGAAAGCCGTGTCGATAGTGAGCCGCGTCGAAGCGGGGTACCTTGGCCCGCTGGCGAACAGAGCAAAATAGGGACAGGCAGATGTTTGTCAATATTGATGCACAGGACATTGCAGCGTTGAGTCAGCAGTTCGGTACCCTGGTTGGCGAGTTGCTGGAGGTCGTGAACATGCGCGGCCAGCTTCACGATATCGAAATCACGCCGGCGGGTAATTTCCGCGGGTTCGACGATCGTCAGTTTTACGTGATCCTTGACGGTTCTGTTAGTGCGCGGTACCAGGGCAAGAGCATCTACACCCTGGAGACCGGCGATATGCTGTTACCCGATGTGACCGGTGGCCTGGACACCGCTATTGCAGTGGAGTACGCCAGTGATACTGGCGCCAGCTTGCGAAGCTACCCCGCACTGGAGTTTATGCAGCGTGTTTTTGATGAGCCCGTTGCTATTCGGTTATGGACCCGACTGCTGGTAACCTACGCCGGGCTGGTAACGCGGATTGCCGCTGCAGGCGTCAATGAACCGCCCGCAACGCCGGGATTCGAGTCCTACAGCGAGGGGCAGATAATTATTCGGCAGGGCGACGAGGCAGACTATGTCTACTATATGCGTTCTGGCGAGGCGGAGGTGCTGGTGAGTGGCGTGAACGTAGCAATAATTGGTGAGGGTGAGATTTTCGGCGCAATGGCTGTGCTCACCTGCACCAGTCGCAGTGCTACGGTGCGGGCCCGAACGGCATGTGCTGTAGACAAGGTGCCCAAGGATCAGTTCACCGAACTGATCAAGAGCAACCCTGCCACGATAAACAGTCTTATGGTTGATATGGCAAACTCTATCGTGAATTTAAACGAGCAGCTGGCGGGCTCTCGCGTCAAGGCTCGCGAAGAGCGTCGGCAAGACAAGCAGTGATCGCAGCAATAGTATGGGGTTTGCCGATTCGCGCCCCCTTAAACAATTTTTAACAGGCCGGTAAAAAATGTCTGACATCCAACAGATGGACAGTGGTGGCACCGAGCAGGTGTCAATGAAAACCTATGCGGAGAAGGCTTACCTGGATTATTCCATGTACGTGATTCTCGACCGTGCCTTGCCCAACGTGGCAGATGGCCTGAAACCGGTGCAACGCCGTATCATCTATGCAATGAGTGAGCTGGGACTGAAGTCGTCTGCCAAATTCAAGAAGTCCGCGCGAACTGTCGGCGACGTGATTGGTAAGTTTCATCCCCACGGTGACAGCGCTGCCTATGAAGCCATGGTGCTCATGGCGCAGGACTTCAGTTACCGCTACCCGTTGGTGGATGGACAGGGCAACTGGGGATCACCGGATGATCCCAAGTCCTTCGCGGCAATGCGCTATACGGAATCGCGACTGACGTCATACGCCGATGTTCTGCTTGCAGAGCTGGGCCAGGGCACGGTTGACTGGGTGCCTAATTTCGACAGCACCATGGATGAACCCGCAGTGCTGCCAGCGCAGGTGCCCAATATACTACTAAACGGCACTACGGGAATTGCAGTGGGCATGGCGACCGACATTCCTCCGCATAACCTGCGAGAGGTCGTTGCGGCGACGATCAAGTTACTGGGATCGCCGAAGGCCACCGTGGCGGATTTGTGTGAGCACGTGCAGGGCCCAGACTTTCCGACTAATGCGGAGATTATTACGCCACGGGATGAGATCGTTGCCCTGTACGAGACGGGCCGCGGTGGTTTGCGTATGCGAGCGGTTTGGGACACGGAAGGCGGAGATATTGTCATTACCGCCCTGCCCCACCAGGTGTCCGGATCTCGCTTGCTGGAGCAGGTCGCACAGCAGATGCAGGCGAAAAAACTGCCTATGGTGTCTGACTTGCGGGATGAATCAGACCATGAAAACCCGACGAGACTGATAATCGTTCCGCGCTCGAACCGTGTTGATCTTGAAGCCCTGATGAGTCACCTCTTCGCTACCACAGATTTGGAGCGCACCTACAGGGTGAACATCAATGTAATTGGCATCGACGGTCGTCCTGCGGTGAAACCGTTGAACCAGCTGCTCAAGGAGTGGCTCAAGTTCCGCACTGCTACTGTGCGTCGTCGCTTGGAAAACCGTTTGACGAAGGTGGAGAGGCGGCTCGAAATCCTCGAGGGTTATCTCGTCGCTTTCCTCAATATTGATGAAGTGATTCATATCATCCGCACCGAGGATAAGCCCAAGCCGGCATTGATGAAGCGGTTCAAAATTTCGGATACTCAGGCCGAGGCAATTCTCGAGTTGAAACTGCGCAACCTCGCCAAGCTGGAAGAAATGAATATCAAAACAGAGCAGAAAGATTTAGGGAAAGAACGCGATGCTCTAAAGAAAACGCTGGGCAGTGATGCACGGCTGAAAACACTGATTAAGAAAGAGCTGATCGAGGTGGCGGAGAAATACGGTGATGATCGGCGCTCACCCTTGGTCGGGCGCGAAGAGGCCAAGGCATTTAGCGAATTAGAACTTGTCGCGGCGGATCCGATTACCGTAGTGATGTCGGAAAAAGGCTGGATAAGGGCGGCCAAGGGCCATGATATTGACCCAACCAGCCTGAGCTACAAATCCGGCGATAGCTATAAGATGAGCGCCACCGGGCGCAGCAACCAGCCCGCCGTTATTATCGATTCAACGGGTCGGGCGTATACCGTGGCCTCACATAACCTGCCCTCTGCCCGCGGTCAGGGTGAGCCGGTTACCGGCCGTATCAACCCCCCGTCTGGCGCCACCTTCGAGGGCCTTATGATGGGAGACGAGAGCGTGCTTTTCCTGCTGGCAAGCGATGCCGGTTATGGGTTCGTGGCGCGCCTGGGTGATCTGCAAAGTAAGAACCGCGCAGGAAAGGCGGCGCTTACCCTGCCTAAGGGAGGGCGCGTGCTGCAGGCCGCGGCGATATCTGTAATGGACGATGCCATGGTTGCCGCAGTCTCCAACGAGGGGCGACTTCTCATATTCCCTCTGGCGGACCTTCCGCAAATGTCGCGTGGCAAGGGCAACAAGATCATCGGAATCCCCGCGGCGCGGGTCAAGGAGCGAGAGGAATTCGTTATATCGGTCCAGGTGATCACGCCTGGGGATAGCCTCGTAATTCATTCCGGCAAGCGTCACCACAGCATTAAATTCAGCGATCTCGAGCACTATCGGGGTGAGCGTGGACGTCGGGGCAATAAGCTGCCCCGCGGTTTTCAAAAGGTAGACAGGATGGAAGTCGCTGCAGGTTAGTTCAGCGATTCGCGCCCTATCTTATGCCCGGATCGGTCAGGCGCTTTAGTACCAGGCGCAGTTGCCGTTCCAGCAGATCTTGGAACTGGCCAGCAAATTCCTCAATCACAGCGTAGTCCATTACCTCCGTGGGGCGACATTCGAGACGTGTTGAGATGTCAGTATCCTCTACTGCGGCGGGTGCCAGTAGAATATTCGGCGGCATGCTCGTGCAGACTGACTGCAATTCGTCGAGAGTATGCTGCGTGTAGAGCCCCGGATAAATATCATCGCCACCGCCCGCGCCCAACTCACTTTGTGATATCGCCATTGACAGGGACAGGGATAGCGTCATGTCCTTCTCCAGTGACTGGCACACTGTCTTGATTAGCCAGGCGCAGGAGGCCGCTCTGAATGCGGCACTGCCTGCGCTGTTGTTGCCACTGAAATAAACCGCTAGCCCGAACTGTCGCGCGACCTGCAGATTTCCCGCATAAAACCCGGATGCAGCGTAAACGATCTGGTGAATGCGTGCGATATAAGCGTGGAGGGAATGCTCATCCAGCGTATCCACATAGTTAGCTAGACTGGTCAGTTGCAGATACAGAACGGCGGTAGCCTGATAGTTTTCTTCCTGAGGCCCCGGTTCACTGCGTGCTTGCAGCAGGTCCATCGGCAGTGCATCAATGCGCTTTTGCAACAGGGATAGCTCGTTGGTCGGCAGCGGCATTCCAGTATCTTCTTCCAGCGCAACCTTGCGAGCGAGCGCGGACATGCGCCCACCGAGGCGTTGGCCAAAATGACGACCCACGCCATAAACCGCAAGGCTGAGAAGTACTGCGAGACCGAGCATACTTATCACAAGGCGTTGCTGGGCTGCGCGGTCGTTGTCGGCACTAATAGTGATAATCACGTGGCCGGCGATATCTGATTCGATACGCACAGGCTCGCTGTATTCGTACAGGTATCTACCCTGGCTTGTCCCCGCCAGGCCCAGAACCTTGCCCTCTACATCATTAACGGCAATTACGGCGGCGGAGGAGTGGTTGATGATGCGGCGCAAAGAGGCGGAGACGCTGAGCAGGTCGCCGCTTTCAAGGGCTGTGCCGACGCGCGCAGCGACCAGCCGGGCGAGAGCGGCACCATACTCCTCCCGCAGTAGTGATTGCATGTGAGAAGTAGATATAGCACCCAGCGCGATAAGGGCGAGACTTACAAGGAGGCACAAGCCTGCGGTAAGGACAGCAAACTGTTGACCGATACTGGATTGACGGAGACGTTTGTTCACAGTTTTTGAATGTTTAGCGAGTTTGCCCGTGACACAAGTATAAACCAGTCGCATCCTGAAGTAATGGCCCGCGCAGTGGTCGGCATTTTTGGGCGGGAAGTGCTATCTTTTAGCGCCTGACGTGAACGGTTAGAATGTCTGATCTGAACAAGAATGGAATCCTGAGTGAATCATATATTACTCATAACGCTATCCGGAGACGACCAATCCGGCGTCACCGCCGGATTGACGTCAATCCTGGCTCGGCACTCCGTCAATATTCTCGATATTGGCCAGGCGGTGATCCATTCGACGCTCACGCTGGGGTTGTTGGTAGAATTACCCGTTGACACTCCCTCAGAAGAAGTCGTTGCTGCGATAAAAGCGTTCGCTGCCGCCCGTGGACTGCGCGTGATCACAGATAAAGTGTCCGGAGATAGCTACAACCACTGGGTCGACGCACAGGGCATGGAGCGTTACATCATTACGCTGTTGGCGCGCAAGATTACCTCGGACCAGATCGCTCGAGTTACCTCTGTGATATCCGCTCACGGCCTGAATATTCAAGGCATTAACAGGCTTTCTGGCCGCATACCTATGGGTAAACTGCCGGACCAGAGTAAAGCCTGCGTAGAATTCTCTGCGCGCGGTTCGCTGCCGGCTGCGGCAGAGTTCCGCCGCGAATTGCTTGAAGTAGCGGGAGCCCTGGATGTCGATCTCGCTTACCAGCAAGACAACATGTATCGGCGTAATCGCCGTCTGGTTGTGTTTGACATGGACTCTACCCTGATAGAGGCGGAAGTTATTGATGAGCTGGCGAAGGTAGCGGGCGTGGGTGATGAGGTCAGTGCAATTACCGAGCGAGCGATGCGTGGAGAGATCGATTTTTCCGAGAGTTTTCGTAAGCGAGTTGCGCTGCTTTGTGGCTTGAAAGAGAGCGCTCTGAGGCGAGTGGCGGATGAGTTGAAGATCACGGAGGGAGCCGAGCATCTGATATCGACACTGCGCGCCCTGGGTTTCAAGACAGCAATTTTGTCAGGGGGGTTTACCTATTTCGCACGCCATTTACAGGAGCGGCTGGGTATAGACTACGTATATGCCAACGAACTGGATATCGACGATGGCATCGTGACAGGCAAGGTTTCAGGCACTATCGTAGACGGTGCGCGAAAGGCAGAACTGCTGCGTCAGTTGGCTCGGGAAGAGGGTATTGACCTGCAGCAGGTTATCGCTGTGGGCGATGGGGCCAACGATCTGCCTATGCTCAGCATTGCGGGTCTGGGAATCGCGTTCAGGGCTAAACCGCTGGTAAAGAAAACTGCCGAGCAGTCAATATCGACTCTAGGCCTCGATGCAATTCTTTACCTGCTGGGAATTTCCGACAAGCACCAACGGCCCTGACTGTCGCTAGATATTGCTCCATAGCGAGTCAAATTCACCCTTACCTGGCTTTTTACCATGATTTGTCAGGACGTCGCCTAGCTCCTGAATATAGCGGAATTCGAACTGTTCGAAGCCTCCGGTTGAGTTCAGTTGCCGCACTAACTGGATGCTTTGCACTCCCAGGTTGTTTTGCAGGATGAGCTTCTGCCGCTCTTTAAAGCTGGCCCGTGGCGTGATCAGGGTGTGGGGCTGTCCTACAATCTTGATTTCGGGCAGCAGCAACACTCTCTGCGGTGGAGAATCCTCCAATCCGTTGCGGCGGATATTAGCGCCGCAGGCAATGGCCCGAGGACTCAATAGTTCAAGGCCTATGAGAGTTTTAGCATCCGGCAGTCTGCTCAGCCAGCGTATGACCGCGATTGCCCAGTCGTTTTTTTCCCTGTCTTCCTTGACCCCCACGATGTCACCCACACGGGCATCACCTGGAGATTCATCTATCCATTCGAGACAGTAACCGTTTGCACTGGTGTCAGCCAACTGCGCCTCGAAAACAGACAGTTTTTCGGGTGTTGATGCCGCTGCGCTTTCCTCTTCCATCACTTTGGTTCTGGTTACGGTATCGAGCTCGACATGAATTTCCTGCTCAACTTTT from the Candidatus Marimicrobium litorale genome contains:
- the dtd gene encoding D-aminoacyl-tRNA deacylase; this translates as MRALLQRVSRAAVNVAGVDVGRIDHGLLVLLGLDKHDNRDVADRMIDKLLAYRLFADAEGRLNRNVADVAGGVLLVSQFTLSADTRKGLRPSFSSAMPPARARELYDYTLDALHRRYSPVESGQFGADMQVALINDGPVTFLLEVHGD
- a CDS encoding GNAT family N-acetyltransferase — encoded protein: MLWQTLTFDELGPQKLYSVLRLRQAVFVVEQACIYLDTDDRDQQALHMLATEGSQLLAYQRCISPDARCPDSILGRVVVSPENRGRQLGRELVKRGIEHNLSRWPDNDVRISAQAHLQAFYESAGFVPRGDVYLEDGIPHRQMYCTASH
- a CDS encoding cyclic nucleotide-binding domain-containing protein, giving the protein MFVNIDAQDIAALSQQFGTLVGELLEVVNMRGQLHDIEITPAGNFRGFDDRQFYVILDGSVSARYQGKSIYTLETGDMLLPDVTGGLDTAIAVEYASDTGASLRSYPALEFMQRVFDEPVAIRLWTRLLVTYAGLVTRIAAAGVNEPPATPGFESYSEGQIIIRQGDEADYVYYMRSGEAEVLVSGVNVAIIGEGEIFGAMAVLTCTSRSATVRARTACAVDKVPKDQFTELIKSNPATINSLMVDMANSIVNLNEQLAGSRVKAREERRQDKQ
- the parC gene encoding DNA topoisomerase IV subunit A translates to MSDIQQMDSGGTEQVSMKTYAEKAYLDYSMYVILDRALPNVADGLKPVQRRIIYAMSELGLKSSAKFKKSARTVGDVIGKFHPHGDSAAYEAMVLMAQDFSYRYPLVDGQGNWGSPDDPKSFAAMRYTESRLTSYADVLLAELGQGTVDWVPNFDSTMDEPAVLPAQVPNILLNGTTGIAVGMATDIPPHNLREVVAATIKLLGSPKATVADLCEHVQGPDFPTNAEIITPRDEIVALYETGRGGLRMRAVWDTEGGDIVITALPHQVSGSRLLEQVAQQMQAKKLPMVSDLRDESDHENPTRLIIVPRSNRVDLEALMSHLFATTDLERTYRVNINVIGIDGRPAVKPLNQLLKEWLKFRTATVRRRLENRLTKVERRLEILEGYLVAFLNIDEVIHIIRTEDKPKPALMKRFKISDTQAEAILELKLRNLAKLEEMNIKTEQKDLGKERDALKKTLGSDARLKTLIKKELIEVAEKYGDDRRSPLVGREEAKAFSELELVAADPITVVMSEKGWIRAAKGHDIDPTSLSYKSGDSYKMSATGRSNQPAVIIDSTGRAYTVASHNLPSARGQGEPVTGRINPPSGATFEGLMMGDESVLFLLASDAGYGFVARLGDLQSKNRAGKAALTLPKGGRVLQAAAISVMDDAMVAAVSNEGRLLIFPLADLPQMSRGKGNKIIGIPAARVKEREEFVISVQVITPGDSLVIHSGKRHHSIKFSDLEHYRGERGRRGNKLPRGFQKVDRMEVAAG
- the serB gene encoding phosphoserine phosphatase SerB; the protein is MNHILLITLSGDDQSGVTAGLTSILARHSVNILDIGQAVIHSTLTLGLLVELPVDTPSEEVVAAIKAFAAARGLRVITDKVSGDSYNHWVDAQGMERYIITLLARKITSDQIARVTSVISAHGLNIQGINRLSGRIPMGKLPDQSKACVEFSARGSLPAAAEFRRELLEVAGALDVDLAYQQDNMYRRNRRLVVFDMDSTLIEAEVIDELAKVAGVGDEVSAITERAMRGEIDFSESFRKRVALLCGLKESALRRVADELKITEGAEHLISTLRALGFKTAILSGGFTYFARHLQERLGIDYVYANELDIDDGIVTGKVSGTIVDGARKAELLRQLAREEGIDLQQVIAVGDGANDLPMLSIAGLGIAFRAKPLVKKTAEQSISTLGLDAILYLLGISDKHQRP